One Klebsiella electrica genomic window, AGAAGCTGCCGGGAGAGAGAACAGGTGATTCGTCAGGCGAACGGCGCAAGAGGCGTCGCAGACGCTTGTGCCGCAACAGAGGGATTATTTGAAAATAAGGCGAAGGGTAAAAAGCGCGCAGAGGACTAACAGGATCAGAATAAGCTCAAAACGATAGCGCTGCAGCATAGTGGCCTCCTGAAATAAAACCGGCGCTGTAGCAGCGCCGGTTTATGATTAACCTGACTTACCGGAAATATTAAGCAGCCGGTTGTGCAGCAGGTTTAGCGGCGTGGTGTTTAGCAGCTTTGTGGTGTTTTTTCGCAGCCTGAGCTTTCTGCGCTACTGGTT contains:
- the ydgU gene encoding small membrane protein YdgU, with the translated sequence MLQRYRFELILILLVLCALFTLRLIFK